Proteins from one Ramlibacter sp. PS4R-6 genomic window:
- the mraY gene encoding phospho-N-acetylmuramoyl-pentapeptide-transferase, whose product MLLSLSSWLQSLSPEFGFLRVFQYITFRAVMAAMTALLIGLMAGPAVIRHLAALKIGQPVRGYGLQTHLAKSGTPTMGGVLILISIAVSTLLWFDLTNRFVWIVLVVTIGFGAIGWVDDWRKVVRKDPEGMRSREKYFWQSLIGLLAAFYLVFSISESSNWRVLQLFYQWVWSGFDVNLPPKAGLLVPFFKEISYPLGVFGFVILTYLVIVGASNAVNLTDGLDGLAIMPVVMVGSALGVFAYVTGSAVYSKYLFFPHIPGSGELLIFCAAVSGAGLAFLWFNTHPAQVFMGDVGALALGGALGTIAVIVRQEIVLAIMGGVFVVEAISVMAQVAYFKYTKKKYGEGRRILKMAPLHHHFEKSGWTETQVVVRFWIITMLLCLVGLSTLKLR is encoded by the coding sequence ATGCTGCTTAGCCTGTCGAGCTGGTTGCAGTCGCTCAGCCCGGAATTCGGCTTCCTGCGCGTGTTCCAGTACATCACCTTCCGCGCCGTGATGGCCGCGATGACGGCGCTGTTGATCGGCCTGATGGCCGGCCCCGCCGTGATCCGCCACCTCGCGGCGCTGAAGATCGGCCAGCCGGTGCGCGGCTACGGCCTGCAGACGCACCTGGCCAAGAGCGGCACGCCCACCATGGGCGGCGTGCTGATCCTGATCTCGATCGCCGTTTCCACGCTGCTGTGGTTCGACCTGACCAACCGCTTCGTGTGGATCGTTCTGGTGGTGACCATCGGCTTCGGCGCGATCGGCTGGGTGGACGACTGGCGCAAGGTGGTGCGCAAGGACCCCGAAGGCATGCGCTCGCGCGAGAAGTACTTCTGGCAGTCGCTGATCGGGCTGCTCGCCGCGTTCTACCTGGTGTTCAGCATCTCCGAGAGTTCCAACTGGCGGGTGCTGCAGCTGTTCTACCAGTGGGTCTGGTCCGGCTTCGACGTGAACCTGCCGCCCAAGGCCGGCCTGCTCGTGCCCTTCTTCAAGGAGATCAGCTACCCGCTGGGCGTGTTCGGCTTCGTGATCCTGACCTACCTGGTGATCGTGGGCGCGAGCAATGCCGTGAACCTCACCGACGGCCTCGATGGCCTGGCGATCATGCCGGTGGTGATGGTCGGCTCGGCCCTCGGCGTGTTCGCGTACGTGACGGGCAGCGCCGTGTACTCCAAGTACCTGTTCTTCCCGCACATCCCGGGTTCCGGCGAGCTGCTGATCTTCTGCGCGGCGGTGTCGGGAGCGGGCCTGGCGTTCCTCTGGTTCAACACGCACCCGGCGCAGGTCTTCATGGGCGACGTCGGCGCGCTGGCGCTGGGCGGCGCGCTCGGCACCATCGCCGTGATCGTGCGCCAGGAAATCGTGCTGGCGATCATGGGCGGCGTGTTCGTCGTGGAGGCCATCTCCGTCATGGCCCAGGTCGCGTACTTCAAGTACACGAAGAAGAAATACGGCGAGGGGCGCCGCATCCTCAAGATGGCGCCGCTGCACCACCACTTCGAGAAGAGCGGCTGGACCGAGACGCAGGTCGTGGTGCGCTTCTGGATCATCACCATGCTGCTGTGCCTCGTGGGCCTGTCCACGCTGAAACTCAGATGA
- the murD gene encoding UDP-N-acetylmuramoyl-L-alanine--D-glutamate ligase, with translation MNGRHVLILGLGDSGLAMARWCAARGATVTVADTRAQPPQLGALREELPQAHFIAGEFGEALLEGVQAVYRSPGLTPAQVATIVDGARTRGIEVGGELGLFAEALVRLKEEQGYAPAVIGVTGTNGKTTVTSLAGQLVERSGRTVAVAGNIGPTLLDTLAAKIEAGSLPQVWVIELSSFQLEAAGGFEPTVAAVLNVTQDHLDWHGTMDAYAAAKSRIFGKAGVMVLNREDPLVMKMLPEPVRLKGGKHEQRAHVTFGGDMPRRPGDYGIEVVNGMAWLVRALEADETRRHRKDEEEELHFQRLMPADALRIRGRHNAINALAALALATAAGCQLGPMLFGLREYRGEPHRVEPVGVLHDVEYFDDSKGTNVGATVAALQGLGAERKVVVILGGDGKGQDFAPLAGPVSRFARGAVLIGRDGPQIRAVLEESGVSLADAGSMEEAVRAAAQRAQPGDAVLMSPACASFDMFRNYEDRANAFRAAVKAIADEAGIDLEVQA, from the coding sequence ATGAACGGCCGGCACGTCCTCATCCTCGGCCTCGGCGATTCCGGGCTGGCCATGGCGCGCTGGTGCGCGGCCCGCGGTGCGACGGTGACCGTGGCGGATACGCGCGCCCAGCCGCCGCAGCTCGGCGCACTGCGCGAGGAGCTGCCACAGGCGCACTTCATCGCGGGCGAATTCGGTGAAGCGCTGCTCGAAGGCGTGCAAGCCGTGTACCGCAGCCCGGGCCTGACGCCCGCACAGGTTGCAACCATCGTCGACGGTGCACGCACGCGCGGCATCGAAGTCGGCGGCGAGCTGGGTCTCTTTGCCGAAGCGCTGGTCCGGCTGAAGGAAGAACAAGGCTATGCGCCGGCCGTCATCGGCGTGACCGGCACCAACGGCAAGACGACGGTGACCTCGCTCGCGGGGCAGCTGGTCGAGCGCAGCGGCCGCACGGTGGCGGTGGCCGGCAACATCGGCCCGACGCTGCTCGACACGCTGGCCGCCAAGATCGAAGCCGGATCGTTGCCGCAGGTGTGGGTGATCGAGCTGTCGAGTTTCCAGCTGGAGGCCGCGGGCGGTTTCGAGCCGACGGTGGCCGCGGTGCTGAACGTCACGCAGGACCACCTGGACTGGCACGGCACGATGGACGCGTACGCCGCGGCCAAGTCGCGCATCTTCGGCAAGGCCGGCGTGATGGTGCTCAACCGCGAGGACCCGCTCGTCATGAAGATGCTGCCCGAGCCCGTGCGGCTCAAGGGTGGCAAGCACGAGCAGCGCGCGCACGTGACCTTCGGCGGCGACATGCCGCGGCGGCCCGGCGACTACGGCATCGAAGTCGTGAACGGCATGGCGTGGCTGGTGCGCGCGCTCGAGGCCGACGAGACGCGGCGGCACCGCAAGGACGAGGAAGAGGAACTGCACTTCCAGCGCCTCATGCCCGCCGATGCGCTGCGCATCCGCGGCCGCCACAACGCCATCAACGCGCTGGCGGCACTGGCGCTGGCAACGGCGGCGGGCTGCCAGCTGGGCCCCATGCTCTTCGGCCTGCGCGAGTACCGCGGCGAGCCGCACCGTGTGGAGCCCGTGGGCGTGCTGCACGACGTCGAGTACTTCGACGACAGCAAAGGCACGAACGTCGGTGCGACCGTGGCCGCGCTGCAAGGCCTGGGCGCCGAGCGCAAGGTGGTCGTGATCCTTGGCGGCGACGGCAAGGGCCAGGACTTCGCGCCGCTGGCCGGCCCGGTCTCGCGCTTCGCGCGCGGCGCGGTGCTGATCGGCCGCGACGGCCCGCAGATCCGCGCGGTGCTGGAAGAAAGCGGCGTCTCGCTGGCCGACGCCGGCAGCATGGAAGAGGCCGTGCGCGCGGCGGCGCAGCGCGCGCAGCCCGGCGACGCCGTGCTGATGTCGCCGGCCTGCGCCAGCTTCGACATGTTCCGCAACTACGAGGACCGCGCCAACGCCTTTCGCGCCGC